From a region of the Posidoniimonas corsicana genome:
- a CDS encoding helix-turn-helix transcriptional regulator has product MAEADALTDDEILRFADSGLCSAPTVELSAELGEKLERALSRTALPLMLTAAQVGEQLGVSAREIRRMNLQGDLPEPLKMGHKKVRWRRDELVAWIDAGCPDRDAWLRHAGRAAQKSGRP; this is encoded by the coding sequence ATGGCTGAAGCGGACGCGCTGACCGACGATGAGATTCTCAGGTTCGCCGATTCCGGGCTCTGCTCCGCGCCGACGGTCGAGCTCTCGGCGGAGCTCGGCGAGAAGCTTGAGCGGGCGCTCTCGCGTACCGCGTTGCCCCTGATGCTGACTGCCGCCCAGGTGGGTGAGCAGCTCGGCGTGTCAGCACGCGAGATCCGCCGCATGAACCTGCAGGGCGATCTCCCCGAGCCGCTCAAGATGGGCCACAAGAAAGTTCGCTGGCGTCGTGACGAGCTGGTCGCGTGGATCGACGCCGGCTGCCCCGATCGCGACGCCTGGCTGCGTCACGCCGGGCGGGCCGCGCAAAAGAGCGGGCGGCCCTAA
- a CDS encoding helix-turn-helix domain-containing protein, with the protein MSDSTGQAGRRQTRQKHSPQQYLLPFETYRERFALLDAIDYRRITVEGKPCTRGQWKRIRTLLKVYNRLAGDRECFASVATLADRCEYSKATVSTAIREATELQLLEKTPQTRKTGNGGRAPNLTRVQWDRVAALAGSREVDSNFGEVDSNSCEVDPKNWSANKEISESTSPRGEGSSATVCTGFGLGLSDAQVDDCRRRGNLILKTVGPARRGSDDFELAAKVAILSVQHLGEAWLIDSLEALTRRTGTKKIDDPWRYWRTCLANNFDQFAKGFCGNKFNTALARTRVPADLRRSKREGGVEQPC; encoded by the coding sequence GTGAGCGATTCTACCGGCCAGGCTGGCCGCCGACAAACGCGGCAGAAGCACTCGCCCCAGCAGTACCTGCTTCCGTTCGAGACCTACCGCGAACGCTTCGCCCTTCTAGATGCGATCGACTATCGCCGCATCACGGTCGAAGGCAAGCCTTGCACCCGTGGCCAGTGGAAGCGCATCCGAACGCTGCTCAAGGTCTACAACCGGCTGGCTGGCGATCGTGAGTGCTTCGCGTCCGTGGCGACGCTCGCCGACCGATGCGAGTACAGCAAAGCAACGGTTTCGACCGCCATTCGAGAAGCTACGGAGTTGCAGCTTCTCGAGAAGACGCCGCAGACCCGCAAGACGGGAAACGGCGGACGGGCGCCGAACCTTACCCGAGTGCAGTGGGATCGCGTGGCGGCGCTCGCAGGGTCGAGGGAGGTTGATTCCAACTTTGGGGAGGTTGATTCCAATTCTTGCGAGGTTGATCCCAAGAATTGGAGCGCCAATAAGGAGATATCAGAGTCTACCTCTCCGAGAGGAGAGGGGTCGAGCGCGACCGTATGCACTGGTTTCGGTCTCGGGCTCTCTGACGCCCAAGTCGATGATTGCCGCCGACGCGGCAACCTCATCCTCAAGACGGTCGGCCCCGCGCGCCGCGGTTCCGATGACTTCGAGCTTGCCGCAAAGGTCGCGATCCTGAGCGTTCAGCACCTTGGCGAGGCGTGGCTCATCGACTCGCTGGAGGCGCTGACGCGGCGCACGGGCACCAAGAAGATCGACGACCCCTGGCGTTATTGGCGGACCTGCCTGGCGAACAACTTCGACCAGTTCGCCAAGGGGTTCTGCGGCAACAAGTTCAACACGGCCCTGGCCAGGACTCGAGTGCCTGCGGACCTACGGCGAAGTAAACGCGAGGGAGGAGTTGAGCAGCCATGCTGA
- a CDS encoding tyrosine-type recombinase/integrase — MPTIKRLTFTKYVGPDGRRVKKDAPGAKPKQYQSKRYYGWYQDARGETVRVKLSTDKTAAAQQLAQLVKRAEWSRSGLRHECSDHLETPLAEHLAAYKSHLAAKGNSERYVRETAGRLKRIQTAMNADKLGDLNLDRFTVYLNELRGGGASARTLNAARGDLKSFGKWCVMTKRLPANPFEAVSKENEAVDRRRERRVLRAKQLADLIAAADDSETPFRGLDGPNRAMLYQLAIATGLRANELATLTTASLQLEGDSPCVVVRAAYSKRRREDEQPLPTWLAEKLQAWLDVKRARSLSLAPQKLFPGSWPRRAAEMLQPDLEAADIAYTDEAGRVFDFHALRHQFITTLAAANVSPKIAQQLARHSSIELTLGRYTHLQAADVAGALDVVGDPAASRESGAATGTDDADASKELRYSCAKRVSHRPESASDGKRGDRGRVDRDSPETVARLGVASGVEAEGMGLEPTTPCGAPDFESVPACRGRTLSDRGGLFLAE; from the coding sequence GTGCCGACGATCAAGCGGCTCACGTTCACCAAGTACGTGGGGCCCGACGGCCGACGCGTGAAGAAAGACGCGCCGGGCGCCAAGCCCAAGCAGTACCAGTCCAAGCGCTACTACGGCTGGTACCAGGACGCCCGCGGCGAAACCGTGCGGGTGAAGCTGTCGACCGACAAGACCGCCGCCGCGCAGCAGCTCGCCCAGCTCGTGAAGCGGGCCGAGTGGTCGCGGTCGGGTTTGCGGCACGAGTGCAGCGACCACCTCGAGACGCCGCTCGCCGAGCACCTGGCCGCGTACAAATCCCACCTGGCGGCCAAGGGCAATTCAGAGCGGTACGTTCGCGAGACCGCCGGGCGGCTCAAGCGGATCCAAACCGCGATGAACGCCGACAAGCTCGGCGACCTGAACCTCGATCGGTTCACGGTCTACCTGAACGAGCTCCGCGGCGGCGGGGCGAGCGCGCGGACCCTGAACGCCGCCCGGGGCGATCTCAAGTCGTTCGGCAAGTGGTGCGTCATGACCAAGCGGCTGCCGGCGAACCCATTTGAGGCGGTCTCGAAAGAGAACGAGGCGGTCGACCGGCGACGCGAGCGGCGGGTGCTGCGCGCAAAGCAGCTCGCGGATCTCATCGCCGCCGCTGACGATAGCGAGACTCCGTTCCGCGGCCTGGATGGGCCCAACCGGGCGATGCTCTACCAGTTAGCGATCGCCACGGGGCTCCGCGCGAACGAGCTCGCCACGCTGACGACGGCGAGCCTGCAGCTCGAGGGCGACTCCCCGTGCGTCGTGGTGCGGGCGGCCTACTCGAAACGCCGGCGCGAGGACGAGCAGCCGCTGCCGACCTGGCTGGCGGAGAAGCTGCAGGCCTGGCTCGACGTGAAGCGGGCCCGCTCGCTGAGCCTGGCGCCGCAGAAGCTGTTTCCGGGTTCGTGGCCGCGGCGGGCGGCCGAGATGCTGCAGCCCGATCTCGAGGCGGCCGACATCGCCTACACCGACGAGGCTGGCCGCGTGTTCGACTTCCACGCCCTGCGGCATCAGTTCATCACCACGCTGGCGGCGGCCAACGTGAGCCCGAAGATCGCCCAGCAGCTCGCGCGACACTCCAGCATTGAGCTCACACTCGGCCGGTACACCCACCTGCAGGCGGCCGACGTGGCCGGCGCCCTCGACGTGGTTGGCGATCCTGCAGCCTCGCGGGAGTCAGGCGCCGCGACTGGGACCGACGACGCCGACGCGTCGAAAGAGCTGCGCTACAGCTGCGCTAAACGTGTCTCTCATCGGCCGGAATCGGCCTCAGACGGTAAGCGGGGGGATCGGGGGCGAGTTGATAGAGACTCGCCTGAAACAGTTGCCAGATTAGGAGTTGCGTCTGGCGTAGAAGCGGAGGGCATGGGACTCGAACCCACAACCCCTTGCGGGGCGCCTGATTTCGAATCAGTGCCGGCCTGTCGTGGGCGGACGCTGTCGGACAGAGGCGGACTTTTTCTCGCGGAATAG